In Actinomadura luteofluorescens, the sequence CCACCAGGCCGACCCGCGCCCCGGCGGCGGCGAGCGCCTCCGCCACCACGGCGCCGATGCCCGACGAGGCTCCCGTGACCAAAGCGGACCGTCCGGTGAGAGTCGCCATGCGATCCAACGTCACACACCCCGGAGCCACCGGCAAGGCACCCCGCCGCCGCCCCCGCGAAGGCGGGCCGCCGAAATGTCCGGCGGCGCCCGCGCCGTGTCGGTAAGGTCGTGGGTTTCGCCCCCACCACCCTCGCAGCCGGAGGTCTGTCCGCATGCCCGCCGAGTCCGCCGACCCTTCCGAACCCGCGGTCCTCGCAGCCGAACGCGCCCATCTCGCCGAGTCCCGCGCCGCCCTGCGCCGGATGCGCGAGCACGCCGAGGGCCTCTCCGCCGACGTCGCCGCCGACTGGGTCTCCAAGCAGTTCCTGGAGTCCCTGCTCGACCAGCGCGTCGAGGCGCTCGCCGACCACCCCGACACCCCGCTGTTCTTCGGCCGCATGGACCGCGGCGGCGCGGCCGGCTCCGACCTGCCCGCCGTCATGTACGTGGGGCGGCGGCACGTCCACGACGGCGACGAGGGACGCCCCCTCGTGCTGGACTGGCGCGCCCCCGTCTCGCGGGCGTTCTACCAGGCCGGGCCCGCGGACCCGATGGGCTGGCGGCTGCGGCGCCGCTTCGGGTTCCAGGCGGGCGAACTGACCGCGTTCGAGGACGAGCCCCTCGACGGCGGCGGCACGCGGCCGGGGACGGGCCCGTCCCGGATCCTGACCGATGAGATCGAGCGGCCCCGGACCGGCCCGATGCGCGACATCGTCGCCACCATCCAGCCCGAGCAGGACGTGATCGTCCGCGCCGACCTGCCCCGCAGCGTCTGCGTCCAGGGCGCGCCCGGCACCGGCAAGACCGCCGTCGGCCTGCACCGCGCCGCCTACCTGCTGTTCACCCACCGGGAGCGGCTGTCGCGATCAGGCGTGCTCATCGTCGGGCCGAACCGCGCGTTCCTCGCCTACATCGCGGCGGTGCTGCCCGCGCTCGGCGAGGTCCGGGTCGAGCAGGCCACCATCGACGACCTGCTCGGCCCGCCGCTCGGCGACGAGCCCGCGGACGTGGCCGCCCTCAAGGGCGACGCCCGGATGGCCGGCGTGCTGCGCAGGGCGCTGTGGCTGCACGTCCGCAAACCTGAGGAGGGGCTCGTCGTCACGCGGGGCGCGGCGCGCTACCGGCTCGCCGACCACGAGATCCGCGAGATCGCCGCCGCGCTGCGCGGCACGACCCGCTACGGCAGCGGCCGCGCCGCGTTCGCGCAGCGGCTCGCGCACCAGATCCTCGTGCGGATGGAACGGCGCGGCGAGGCCCCCGACGACCGCGTCCAGGACCAGGTCGCGCGGAGCAGGCCGGTCAAGCAGGTCCTCGACGCGGTGTGGCCGAAGGTGAGCGCCGAGCAGGTCCTGCACCGGCTGCTGTCGGACGCCGATCTGCTGAGCCGGGCGGCGAAGGGCGTCCTCGACGAGGACGAGCAGGCCGCGCTCCTGCCGGCGAGGCCCGCACGCTCGCACCGCTCCGCCAGGTGGACCGCCGCCGACCGGGCCCTCCTGGACGAGCTGAACGACCTCATCGAGCGCACCACCTCGCTCGGCCACCTGGTGGTGGACGAGGCGCAGGACCTGTCCGCGATGCAGTTGCGGGCGCTGGGACGCCGCTGCGCGACGGGCTCGGCGACCGTCCTCGGCGACCTCGCGCAGGGCACGACCGCGTGGTCGGCCCGCACATGGAAGGAGGTGCTCGCCCATCTCGGGCAGGACGGGGAGGTCACCGAGCTGACCCTCGGGTTCCGCGTCCCGGGGACCGTCCTCGACTTCGCCGCCCGCCTTCTCCCGCACGTCGCTCCCGGCCTGGAGCGGCCGCGCTCGCTGCGCCCCGGCGCCGGGGCCCTCACGGTGCGGCGCGTCGACGACCTGGCCGCCGCGACGGTCGAGGCCGCCCGCGCCGCGCTGGCCCGCCCCGGTTCGGTCGGGCTGATCGTCCCGGACGCGCGGGCGGGCGCGCACGCCGCGGCGCTGGAGGCCGCCGGGCTGGAGCACGAGGTCCTCGGGCCCGAGTCGCCGGGCACCGGACGGCTGCTGGTCATCCCCGCGACCCTCGCCAAGGGCCTGGAGTACGACCACGTGATCGTCGCCGAGCCCGCCGCCATCGCCGCGGCCGAGGCGCGCGGGCTCGCCCGCCTGTACGTCGTGCTGACCCGGGCGGTCACCACGCTGGCCGTGCTGCACGAGGACGACCTGCCCGCCGAGCTGGCGGAGCCGTAGCCGGGCGCCCTACCCGGGTTCGGCCGCCGGGCGCTCCCGCGGGCGCAGCCCGTCGAAGGCGATCCGCAGGACGTCCTCGCGGGCCCCGGCGCGCCCGGCGGCGTAGGACATGCCGGCCAGCAGCGCCATGACCTCGCCCGGCCCGACGTCGGCGCGGACGACGCCGGCCTCCTGCGCCCGTCCGAGCAGGACCCCGAGGGCTGACTTCAGGTCCGGCCCGGCGCGCCCGGTGGCCTGCCGGGCGTCGACGCCGGCCTCGGCCAGCGCCTCGGTCACGGCCTGCTTGGCGGCCGCCTGCGAGACCACCCGGGTGAAGAAGCCGAAGAACGCCGCGCCCGGGTCGTCCGCGGAGCGCAGGTCCCGCGCCTCGGCCGCCAGCCGTTCCAGCAGGGCGACGAGCACGGCCTCCAGCAGCGACTCCTTGGTGGGGAAGTGCCGGAACACCGTGCCGATGCCGACCCCCGCCTTGCGCGCGACCTCCTCGGTGGAGGCGGAGGTCCCCTGGACGGCGAAGACCTCCTCGGCCGCGGCGAGGACCTTGGCGCGGTTGCGCAGGGCGTCGGCGCGCAGCGGCCTGCCGGAGGCGGGTGATGTCATCGCGGCCTTCCGTTGACAAGTGGAGTCTTGACTCCATATTTTTTCATGCGGAGCACGTACTCCGATTCTAGGGGAGATCGCATGTCAGAGTTCGCCAGCCCCCGGGCCGTCTTCCAGCGGCTGATCGACGGGATCACCGCGCTGCGGCCGGAGGGCCTGCCGCAGCTCTACGCGCAGGACGCGGTGGTGGTGCACCCCTTCGCCCACCCGGCCTCCCGCCTGGAGGGCCGCGAGGCGCTGCGCCGGCACTTCGCCCAGCTGGAGACGCTGCCCGTGGAGCTGGAGGCGCGCAACGTCGTCGTGCACGAGACCGCCGACCCCGAGGTGATCATCACCGAGTTCGAGTACGCGGGACGCAACACCCGCAACGGGCGGGAGTTCGTCGTGCCCAACATCTTCGTCCTGCGGGTGCGCGACGGGCACATCGTGGAGTCCCGCGACTACGCCCACCACCGCGCGTTCGACGAGGCGATGGCGTGACGCCCCCCGCCGCCGCGTCCCCCCGCGAGGTGTTCGCGCGGCTCGGCGCGGGCATCTCGGCCGGACGCTGGCACGAGCTCGCCGCCCTCTACGCCGAGGACGCGGTCGTCGAGCAGCCCTTCGCCCTCCCGCCCGCGCCGCCGCGCCTGGAGGGCCGCGCGGCGATCGACCGGCACTTCCGCGCCGCGGCGCGCGGGCCCCTCGAACTGCGCGCCTGCGACGTGCTGGTGCACGACACCGGCGACCCGGAGGTGATCGTCGCGGAGTTCGGCTACGACGGGCGCGTGACGGCCTCGGGCCGCGCGTTCCGCGTCGCCAACATCCAGGTGCTGCGGGTGCGCGACGGGCTGATCGCCGAGACCCGCGACTACCACGACCACCCGGGCTTCGCGCGGGCCCTGCGGGACGGCTGAGCGGGACGGCCGAGCGGGGCAGCCGGGCCGGTGCGGCCGGGTGCGGGCGGTTGACTGGCCGTCCCGGCCGTTCCTAGGGTGGACGTCGGCATACCGACCGGTTGGTATGTCCCGTTCCGGGTGGCCGCCGCCACCCACGCCCCGCGCGGAGGCCCCGTGAGCACAGCACCGCCCGACGCCGACGAGCTGAGCAGGCGGGCTGGCGAGTTCCTCGCCGCCCACGACCCCGCCGCGACCGAACCCCTGGAGTTCCTGCGGGCCCGGTTCGACGCCGGGCTCGCCTGGGTGCACTACCCCGAGGGGCTCGGGGGGCTCGGCGCCCCGCGGCACCTGCAGCCCGCGGTCGACCGCCGGTTCGCCGAGGCGGGCGCCCCGACCAACCACCCCGAGCGCAACGGGATCGGGCTCGGGATGGCCGCGCCGACGATCCTCGCCTTCGGCACCGAGGAGCAGAAGCGCCGCTTCCTGCGCCCGCTGTGGACCGGCGAGGAGCTGTGGTGCCAGCTGTTCAGCGAGCCCGGCGCCGGCTCCGACCTCGCCGCGCTCGCCACCCGCGCCGTCCGCGACGGCGACGCCTGGACGGTCAACGGCCAGAAGGTGTGGACGTCCATGGCGCACGAGGCGCGCTGGGCGATCCTCGTCACCCGCACTGACCCCGGCGTCCCCAAGCACCGCGGCATGACCTACTTCGTCTGCGACATGACCGCGCCGGGCGTCGAGGTGCGCCCGCTGCGGCAGATCACCGGCGAGGCCGAGTTCAACGAGGTGTTCCTCACCGACGTGCGGATCCCCGACGAGCACCGGCTCGGCGAGGTCGGGCAGGGCTGGCGGGTGTCCACCACGACGCTGATGAACGAGCGGGTCGCGATCGGCGGCAGCGCCGCGCCGCGCGAGAGCGGCATGATCGGCGTCGTCGCCGCGCTCTGGCGGGACCGCCCCGAGCTGCGCACCCCCGGCCTGCACGACGCCCTGCTGCGCGCGTGGGTGGAGACCGAGGCGGCCCGGCTCACCGGGGCGCGGCTGCGCCAGCAGCTCACCGCCGGGGAGCCCGGCCCCGAGGGGTCGGGCGCCAAGCTCGCCTTCGCCAAGCTCAACCAGGAGGTCTCCGGGCTGGAGCTGGAACTGCTCGGCGAGGAGGGCCTGCGCTACGACGACTGGACGATGCGCCGCCCCACCGAGGTCGACTTCACCCGCCGCTCGCCCGGCTACCGCTACCTGCGCGCCAAGGGCAACTCCATCGAGGGCGGCACCTCGGAGATCCTGCGCAACATCATCGCCGAGCGCGTCCTCGGCCTGCCCGGCGAGATCCGCGTCGACAAGGACGTGGCGTGGAAGGACCTGCCCCGATGAGCGACCTGCTGTACGGCGAGATCGAGAACGACCTGCGGGCGAGCGTCCGCGAGGTGCTGGGCGACAGGGCGCCCTGGGCCTCGGTCCTCGCCGGCACCGAGCGGGACGAGCCCTGCGACGCGGCGCTGTGGCGGACGGTCGCCGGCGAGCTCGGCTGCGCGGGCCTGCCGGTCCCCGAGGAGCTCGGCGGCGCCGGCGCCACCTGGCGCGAGACCGCCGTCGTGATGGAGGAGCTGGGCCGGTCCGCCGCGCCCGTCCCGTTCCTGTCCAGCGCCGTGATCGCCACGGCGGCGCTGCTGGCCGCCGGGGAGCGGGAACTGCTCGCGGGACTCGCCGCCGGGGAGCGGATCGCGGTCCTGGCGGTCCCGTTCAGCGCCGCGCCCGGCGACGTCCGGACGACGGTCGAGGCCGCGGACGGGACGCTCACCGGCGAGGTCACCAGCGTCGCCGACGGCATGGCGGCCGAGGTGCTCCTCGTCCCGGCCGGGGACGGCCTGTACGCGGTGGACGCCGCCGACGCCCGCCGCACCGCCGCGACCTCGCTCGACATGACCCGGCGGCTCGCCGACCTCGCCTTCTCCGCCGCCCCGGCCAGGCGCGTCGCCGAGGGGACCGGCGCCGTGCGGGCCGCGCTGCGCACCGGCGCCGCGCTGCTGGCCTCCGAGCAGCTCGGGCTCGCCGAGCGCTGCCTGGACGACACCGTCGCCTACGTGAAGACGCGCTACCAGTTCGGCCGCCCGGTCGGCTCCTACCAGGGGCTCAAGCACCGGCTCGCCGACCTGTGGACCTCGATCACCCAGGCCCGCGCCGTCGCCCGCCACGCCGCGTCCTGCGTGGCCGCGGACGACGCGGACACCCCGATCGCGGTCGCCGTCGCGCAGGCGCACTGCTCCGCGGTCGCCGTGAAGGCGGCCGAGGAGTGCGTGCAGATGCACGGGGGGATCGGCTTCACCTGGGAGCACCCGGCGCACCTCTTCCTGAAACGCGCCAAGGCCGACGCCATCGCCCTCGGCACGCCCGACCGGCACCGGGCGGCCCTCGCCTCGCTGGTGGACCTGCCTCCGGCCTGACGGCGGTCGGACGGCGGTCGGACGGCGGTCGGACGGCGGTCGGACGGCCCCGCGCCGGAGCGCGGGGCCGTCCGGCTAACCGGTGATGACCGCCAGGATCCGGGCGCCCTCGGGGAACGCGCCGCGCTCGGCCAGCGCGAGGACGCCGAACATCATCTTCGCCGTGTAGATCCGGTCGAGGACGATCCCGTGCCGGCCGGCGAAGTCGTCGGCGAACGCGTCCAGTTCCGGGGCGGTCCTCGCGTAGCCGCCGAAGTGGAAGCCGTCCTCGACGCTCCAGTCTCCGCGCCGCTCACCGTAGGTCTCGCGCTGGAGGCGCGCCACCTCCCCGGTCATGAAGCCGCCCCTCAGCACCGAGAAGCCCACGGCGCGCTGGCCAGGCGCCAGGCCGGCGGCGAGCCCGGCCAGCGTCCCGCCCGTCCCGCAGGGGCAGCACACCACGTCGAATCCCGGGACCTCCGCGCCCAGCTCGGCGCAGCCCCGGACCGCCGCCGCGTTGCTACCGCCCTCCGGCAGGAGGTAGAAGCCGCCCCACCGCTCCCGCAACGCCTCGACGACGTCGGGTTCGTGCTTGCGCCGGTAGGTCGCGCGGTCCATGTAGGCGAGGCGCATGCCCATGCTCTCGGCGCGCGCGAGGGTGTCGTTCAGCGGCAGGTGCTCCTCGCCGCGGATCACGCCGATGGTCGCGAACCCGTGGATCCTGCCCGCCGCGGCCACGGCCCGGATGTGGTTGGAGTAGGCGCCGCCGAACGTCAGGAGCGTCCCGTGCCCGCGCGCGGGCCCGATGTTGTGCCGGAGCTTGCGCCACTTGTTGCCCGGCAGCTCCGGGTGGATCAGGTCGTCACGCTTCAGGAACAGCCGGAGCCCCCGGCGCGCCGCCCGCTCGTCCGCCAGCTCCACCACGGGTGAGGTTCTCTCGGGAGGCGTCATGGCATCGGCAGGCCGAGCCTCCCGCGCAGCGTCCGCTGCACCTCCTCGATGCCCGGCCGCGCGTCGACGGTGACCACGTACTCCTTGCGGCCGAACAGCTCCAGGATCGGGTCGGTCCGCTCGTGGTAGTCGCGCAGCCGCTCGGCGAGCGCCTGCTCCGTGTCGTCCTCGCGGGAGACCAGCTCGCCCCCGCACACGTCGCAGCGGCCCTCCTGCGTCGGGCGGTCCGCGATCAGGTTGTAGTCCATCCCGCACCCGTTGCACAGCCGGCGGGCCAGCACCCGGCGGCGGACCTCCTCGTCCGGCAGGTCCAGGTGGATCACGCCGTCGATGTCGTAGCTCTCCAGGAAGAACTCCGTCTGCCGCCGGCTGCGCGGGAACCCGTCGACGACGAACCCGTAGTTCCAGTCGTGCTGGGCGAGCCGGTCGCGCACGACGCTCTCCGCGAGATCGTCGCCGACCAGCTCGCCGGACGCCATGATGCGCCTCACCTGCGCGCCGAGCTTGGTGTGGTTCTTGACGTGCCAGCGGAAGATGTCGCCGACGCTGATGTGGACGATGTCCAGATCGCGTGCGAGCAGCTCGGACTGCGTGCCCTTGCCGCTGCCGACGGCGCCGATGATGACGTACTTGCGCATGGGGGAGAGCCTATGCGCGCCGCCCCGGTCAGAGGGGGAGGCGCAGGCGGCGGCCCAGCCTCCGGAAACGCGAGTCGGGGGCGCTCTCGGGAGACTCGTCGCGCACCGTCAGGCTCTCCAGCAGCGTGTCGAACGCGGGCGGGCGGACGCATACCAGCGTCGCGCGGGCCCTGCGGGCGCAGTGCAGCCGCACCGACGGGCGCAGCAGCCGCGAGAACGGGCCCCGCGCGCCGCGCCCGACGACCAGGATGTCGTCGTCGCCCGCCAGCCGCACCAGCGTCGCGCCCGGCTCCCCGACGAGCGCCAGCGCGGTCATCTCCACGCCCTCGGGCGGGCCGCCGCACACCTCCGCCAGGAGCCGGGCGATGAGCTCGGCCCCGGAGCCGCGCAGCGCCTCGGTGATGCCGCAGCCGAGCTGGCCCGCCGCCGACACGTGCGGGGGCAGCGGTGCGGCGTGCGCGACCAGCAGCGGCAGCC encodes:
- a CDS encoding acyl-CoA dehydrogenase family protein, coding for MSDLLYGEIENDLRASVREVLGDRAPWASVLAGTERDEPCDAALWRTVAGELGCAGLPVPEELGGAGATWRETAVVMEELGRSAAPVPFLSSAVIATAALLAAGERELLAGLAAGERIAVLAVPFSAAPGDVRTTVEAADGTLTGEVTSVADGMAAEVLLVPAGDGLYAVDAADARRTAATSLDMTRRLADLAFSAAPARRVAEGTGAVRAALRTGAALLASEQLGLAERCLDDTVAYVKTRYQFGRPVGSYQGLKHRLADLWTSITQARAVARHAASCVAADDADTPIAVAVAQAHCSAVAVKAAEECVQMHGGIGFTWEHPAHLFLKRAKADAIALGTPDRHRAALASLVDLPPA
- a CDS encoding 1-aminocyclopropane-1-carboxylate deaminase/D-cysteine desulfhydrase encodes the protein MTPPERTSPVVELADERAARRGLRLFLKRDDLIHPELPGNKWRKLRHNIGPARGHGTLLTFGGAYSNHIRAVAAAGRIHGFATIGVIRGEEHLPLNDTLARAESMGMRLAYMDRATYRRKHEPDVVEALRERWGGFYLLPEGGSNAAAVRGCAELGAEVPGFDVVCCPCGTGGTLAGLAAGLAPGQRAVGFSVLRGGFMTGEVARLQRETYGERRGDWSVEDGFHFGGYARTAPELDAFADDFAGRHGIVLDRIYTAKMMFGVLALAERGAFPEGARILAVITG
- a CDS encoding TetR/AcrR family transcriptional regulator, whose amino-acid sequence is MTSPASGRPLRADALRNRAKVLAAAEEVFAVQGTSASTEEVARKAGVGIGTVFRHFPTKESLLEAVLVALLERLAAEARDLRSADDPGAAFFGFFTRVVSQAAAKQAVTEALAEAGVDARQATGRAGPDLKSALGVLLGRAQEAGVVRADVGPGEVMALLAGMSYAAGRAGAREDVLRIAFDGLRPRERPAAEPG
- a CDS encoding adenylate kinase family protein, whose amino-acid sequence is MRKYVIIGAVGSGKGTQSELLARDLDIVHISVGDIFRWHVKNHTKLGAQVRRIMASGELVGDDLAESVVRDRLAQHDWNYGFVVDGFPRSRRQTEFFLESYDIDGVIHLDLPDEEVRRRVLARRLCNGCGMDYNLIADRPTQEGRCDVCGGELVSREDDTEQALAERLRDYHERTDPILELFGRKEYVVTVDARPGIEEVQRTLRGRLGLPMP
- a CDS encoding nuclear transport factor 2 family protein; the protein is MSEFASPRAVFQRLIDGITALRPEGLPQLYAQDAVVVHPFAHPASRLEGREALRRHFAQLETLPVELEARNVVVHETADPEVIITEFEYAGRNTRNGREFVVPNIFVLRVRDGHIVESRDYAHHRAFDEAMA
- a CDS encoding nuclear transport factor 2 family protein, whose product is MTPPAAASPREVFARLGAGISAGRWHELAALYAEDAVVEQPFALPPAPPRLEGRAAIDRHFRAAARGPLELRACDVLVHDTGDPEVIVAEFGYDGRVTASGRAFRVANIQVLRVRDGLIAETRDYHDHPGFARALRDG
- a CDS encoding universal stress protein, producing MIARPEGGPRVVVGVDDSAGARCALSWAIGEARLRRLPLLVAHAAPLPPHVSAAGQLGCGITEALRGSGAELIARLLAEVCGGPPEGVEMTALALVGEPGATLVRLAGDDDILVVGRGARGPFSRLLRPSVRLHCARRARATLVCVRPPAFDTLLESLTVRDESPESAPDSRFRRLGRRLRLPL
- a CDS encoding HelD family protein, whose translation is MPAESADPSEPAVLAAERAHLAESRAALRRMREHAEGLSADVAADWVSKQFLESLLDQRVEALADHPDTPLFFGRMDRGGAAGSDLPAVMYVGRRHVHDGDEGRPLVLDWRAPVSRAFYQAGPADPMGWRLRRRFGFQAGELTAFEDEPLDGGGTRPGTGPSRILTDEIERPRTGPMRDIVATIQPEQDVIVRADLPRSVCVQGAPGTGKTAVGLHRAAYLLFTHRERLSRSGVLIVGPNRAFLAYIAAVLPALGEVRVEQATIDDLLGPPLGDEPADVAALKGDARMAGVLRRALWLHVRKPEEGLVVTRGAARYRLADHEIREIAAALRGTTRYGSGRAAFAQRLAHQILVRMERRGEAPDDRVQDQVARSRPVKQVLDAVWPKVSAEQVLHRLLSDADLLSRAAKGVLDEDEQAALLPARPARSHRSARWTAADRALLDELNDLIERTTSLGHLVVDEAQDLSAMQLRALGRRCATGSATVLGDLAQGTTAWSARTWKEVLAHLGQDGEVTELTLGFRVPGTVLDFAARLLPHVAPGLERPRSLRPGAGALTVRRVDDLAAATVEAARAALARPGSVGLIVPDARAGAHAAALEAAGLEHEVLGPESPGTGRLLVIPATLAKGLEYDHVIVAEPAAIAAAEARGLARLYVVLTRAVTTLAVLHEDDLPAELAEP
- a CDS encoding acyl-CoA dehydrogenase family protein, giving the protein MSTAPPDADELSRRAGEFLAAHDPAATEPLEFLRARFDAGLAWVHYPEGLGGLGAPRHLQPAVDRRFAEAGAPTNHPERNGIGLGMAAPTILAFGTEEQKRRFLRPLWTGEELWCQLFSEPGAGSDLAALATRAVRDGDAWTVNGQKVWTSMAHEARWAILVTRTDPGVPKHRGMTYFVCDMTAPGVEVRPLRQITGEAEFNEVFLTDVRIPDEHRLGEVGQGWRVSTTTLMNERVAIGGSAAPRESGMIGVVAALWRDRPELRTPGLHDALLRAWVETEAARLTGARLRQQLTAGEPGPEGSGAKLAFAKLNQEVSGLELELLGEEGLRYDDWTMRRPTEVDFTRRSPGYRYLRAKGNSIEGGTSEILRNIIAERVLGLPGEIRVDKDVAWKDLPR